GCAGTATATGTTTTACCGTTGATTTTCAAGGTAACCTTTTTACCGGATGCAAGGTAGGTTTTACCGTCAATGGATGCGCCTTTAATGGTTTTTAAAGTAACAGTGTATTTTTTGGTTTTAGCACTTGCCTTGAAAGTCTTTGCACTTGCAGAAATTGAAGTAGGTTTCTTTTCGATAGTTACTTTAAATACTTTCATGGTTGCATTGTAGTCATCATCATCTAAAAATACAACAACAAAGGTGTAAAGACCTGCGTTTTTGAGGTTAATCTGAACATTTGCAAAACCGTTAGCATCAGTAGTTCTGTTTAAGGTCACACCATTATAACCGATGAAAACTGTTTTATTTG
The sequence above is a segment of the uncultured Methanobrevibacter sp. genome. Coding sequences within it:
- a CDS encoding Ig-like domain-containing protein, encoding GSEDYVGSNITIKLATPQRQSTVIVGEDFTQYACDYYEGERGNNFTVQLTDADGNPLANKTVFIGYNGVTLNRTTDANGFANVQINLKNAGLYTFVVVFLDDDDYNATMKVFKVTIEKKPTSISASAKTFKASAKTKKYTVTLKTIKGASIDGKTYLASGKKVTLKINGKTYTAKTNAKGQATFSLKITKKGKFTAVIKYDGDNTYKASSKKVKITIK